A DNA window from Agarivorans sp. TSD2052 contains the following coding sequences:
- a CDS encoding oxidative damage protection protein: MARTVFCQRLKKEADGLDFQLIPGDIGKRVFDNISKEAWTDWQKKQTMFINEKKLNLMNQDDRELLQAEMVKYLFEDGEVDIEGYTPPSK, translated from the coding sequence ATGGCTAGAACAGTATTTTGCCAACGTTTAAAAAAAGAAGCCGATGGCTTAGATTTTCAATTGATCCCCGGTGATATTGGTAAACGCGTATTCGACAACATCAGTAAAGAAGCCTGGACTGATTGGCAGAAAAAACAAACCATGTTCATCAACGAGAAGAAACTCAATTTGATGAATCAAGACGATCGAGAACTACTACAAGCTGAAATGGTAAAATACTTATTTGAAGATGGTGAAGTTGATATTGAAGGCTACACACCACCAAGCAAGTAG
- a CDS encoding DUF4115 domain-containing protein — protein sequence MFNRSGVFVSLIIVCILGLPSAAAEDEFDMDMDMDFPEPDISEAFPEQYPEQPEAEVLPEIDAPEVELPIAPPPGEVIPPEEILPPIIVLPPPIYWLDDPWDNWYPHDYPRHYYRPASISVRVNGGVRIRIVDSEQRTLVNDTLSEGAFMQWQGQAPFAVTVSDPALIAISYQGKTIDLSAYKEAESAYFQVPPNP from the coding sequence ATGTTTAATCGTTCAGGTGTATTTGTGTCACTGATTATCGTTTGCATACTGGGTTTACCTTCAGCCGCAGCTGAAGATGAATTTGATATGGATATGGATATGGATTTCCCTGAGCCAGATATCAGTGAAGCTTTTCCTGAACAATACCCAGAACAACCAGAGGCGGAAGTGTTGCCTGAAATAGACGCCCCAGAAGTAGAGCTGCCGATAGCTCCTCCTCCCGGAGAAGTTATCCCGCCTGAAGAAATTTTACCGCCGATCATTGTATTGCCTCCGCCAATTTATTGGTTAGATGATCCTTGGGATAATTGGTATCCTCACGATTATCCGCGCCATTATTATCGGCCAGCGTCTATTAGTGTTCGGGTCAATGGTGGGGTGAGAATTCGTATTGTTGATAGTGAGCAGCGTACCTTGGTCAATGACACTTTGTCCGAAGGGGCTTTTATGCAATGGCAAGGCCAGGCTCCTTTTGCCGTAACAGTGAGTGACCCCGCGTTAATCGCCATTAGCTACCAAGGAAAAACAATTGATTTAAGTGCTTACAAAGAAGCTGAAAGTGCCTATTTTCAGGTGCCGCCGAATCCGTAA
- a CDS encoding AEC family transporter produces MIWQIINIVAPLVLIVVLGLLYGRKHRPDISAANRMNMEIFCPALVFSVLATTELQLADYSELLVASIWVVLGSGLLLWPILKPCKLKARTFLPPMMFNNAGNLGLPLIILAFGEAAMPIAVILFVVEMVLHFSVGLYFIESNAKLFSTLRIPVIVAAAAGLLWSASGLGLPAIVAIPIEMLGKISVPLMLFTLGVRLIDVNLKDWRVGLLGAIACPLSGLACAGIAILVLPLSPLQQSCLILFSALPPAVLNFIVAEQYKVEPQRVASIVMLGNIASLIVIPLALFWVLPQAQ; encoded by the coding sequence GTGATCTGGCAAATAATTAATATTGTGGCTCCGCTAGTCCTTATCGTGGTATTAGGACTACTCTATGGACGTAAACATCGCCCTGATATTAGTGCCGCTAATCGAATGAATATGGAAATATTCTGCCCTGCGCTGGTTTTTTCGGTATTAGCCACCACCGAGCTGCAGCTGGCTGATTACTCAGAACTACTTGTGGCCAGTATTTGGGTGGTGCTGGGCTCAGGTTTACTTCTGTGGCCCATACTAAAACCTTGCAAACTAAAAGCCCGTACTTTTCTTCCTCCGATGATGTTTAATAACGCGGGTAATTTAGGGTTGCCGCTGATTATTCTGGCTTTTGGCGAAGCCGCTATGCCCATTGCGGTGATTTTATTTGTGGTAGAAATGGTGCTGCATTTTTCAGTGGGATTGTACTTTATTGAGTCAAATGCCAAGTTATTCAGTACATTGCGCATTCCCGTCATCGTGGCCGCAGCAGCTGGCTTGTTATGGAGCGCATCAGGTTTAGGCTTACCCGCCATCGTGGCTATTCCTATCGAGATGCTTGGCAAAATTTCTGTGCCTCTGATGCTGTTTACGCTAGGAGTGAGGTTAATCGACGTTAACCTAAAAGATTGGCGAGTAGGCCTCTTGGGGGCAATTGCTTGCCCCTTGAGTGGCCTGGCCTGCGCGGGTATCGCTATATTGGTATTACCTTTATCCCCATTACAGCAGTCTTGCCTGATTCTATTTTCCGCATTGCCACCAGCAGTGCTCAACTTTATCGTCGCCGAGCAATATAAGGTTGAGCCTCAACGGGTCGCTTCAATCGTAATGTTAGGCAACATAGCCAGTTTAATTGTTATTCCACTGGCATTATTCTGGGTACTGCCTCAAGCCCAATAA